Genomic segment of Candidatus Deferrimicrobiaceae bacterium:
GGGGTCTCCCCGGGCGACCACATTTGCTGCATCTTCGAGTCGGCCCGCGATCGCCTGGCGGCGCTCGTCCCCTTCATCGGGCAGGGGCTCGACCGTAACGAGCGCGTCCTCTGTTTCTTCGAGGCCGGCGGGGAATCCGACGTGTTCGAGGGTCTCCGAAGCATCGGCATCGACCCGGCCCCCTTTTTGGATCGGGGCCAGCTTTCGATCGTCGCCCCCGGTAAGTCTCCCCCGCCGATTCCGCCGGAAATAGCCCTGGCCGAAAGGGGCGGCTGGGCCGGCCTGCGCACCGCCGCCGACACCGGTTGGATCCTCGCGTCCGAGTCGCCCGCCCGCTGCATGGGCACCTTCGAGAACGACCTGGGGCAGGCCGGCCGATCGATGCAGCCGCCGACCTCCCTATGCCTCTACGACAGCCGCCGCTTCACCCCGACGCTGCTGCTGAAGGCGCTGTCGGCCCACCCGAAGGCATTGCTGGGCGCGCACGCGGCCGAGAACATCTACCATCTGCCCCCCGAGGAGCTCCGCGACGAGGACACCGCCGGGCAGACCTTGCGATGCTGGCTCAAGAACCTTCGGGAGCACCGGCTCACCCACGATGCGCTGCAGAACAGCGAGCGCAACTACGCGCTTCTTTTCAACAAGATGCTCAACGGTTTCGCGTTGATGGAAGCGGTCTGCGACGAGTCGGGCGTTCCCGTCGACCTGCGCTACCTCGAGGTCAACCCGGCGTTCGAGCGGCAGTCCGGGCTGCTGGCGCACGAGGTGATCGGGCGCACGCTCGGGGAACTCGGCGCCTTCGATGCGGCACCCGAAGACACGACGGCCTGGGTCCGGCTGATCGGCGGCGTCGCCATCGACGGCAAGCCGGTGCGGTACGAAAAAAGCGGCGAGTTCCACGACCGGTGGATCGAGGGATTCGCCTTCTCCCCCCGCTTCGGCCAGGTCGCCATCATGTTCCAGGATGTCTCCGACCGCAAAAAAGTCGAGCGGGAGCTCGAACGGTACCGCGAGCTGCTCGAGGAGATGGTCGCCGAAAGGACGTCCGATCTCGAGGCATCTCTGCGGGAGAAAGAGCTGCTGCTCCGCGAGATCCACCACCGGGTCAAGAACAACCTGCAGGTGATCGCCAGCCTCCTCTCGCTCCAGGAGGGCGTGGTCGCCGATCCCGCCGCCGCCACCGCGCTGGCCGAGAGCCGAACCCGGATCGCCACCATCGGCCTGGTCCACGAGCGGTTCTACAATTCGAGCGACCTCTCCCGGATCGACCTGGCCGACTATGCCCGCAAGCTGTTCCTGTCGCTGGTCCAGACCTACGGCATCGACAGCAACCGGGTCCGGCTGCAGGTCTGGATCGAAGCCTGCTCGATGGACATCTCGGTCGCGATCCCCTGGGCGCTCATCCTCAACGAGCTGCTCGTCAACGCCCTCAAGCACGCGTGGGCCGCCGGGGGGAGCGGTCAGATCACGGTCTCGATGAAGCGGGACGACGACCGGTGGAAGCTGAGCGTCGCCGACGACGGGCGGGGACTTCCCGAGGGATTCGACATTCACGCCGTTACGAGCCTGGGGCTCCGGATCGTCCGACTGCTGGCCGAGCAGATCGGAGGATCGGTCCGGGCCAGGAGCGGGGGGGGCACCGAGATCCTCGTCGATTTCCCGGAATCGGGCATCGTGCCGGCCACGGCCGGCGGCGCGGAAGGGGCGGCGGAGTGACCACGCGCATCCTGATCGTCGAGGACGAATCGCTCATCGCCGAGGACCTCCGAAACCGCCTCGAGCGGTTCGGGTACGACGTCGCCGGCACCGCGGCGACGGGCGAGGAGGGACTCCGCCTGGCCGCGTCGACCCGGCCCGACCTGGTCCTCCTCGACATCGTCCTCAAGGGGACCATGGACGGCGTCGAGACCGCCGGGCAGCTTCGTAAACGTTTCGACACCCCGATCCTTTTCCTGTCCGCCTGGGCCGACGCCGACATCCTCGCCCGGGCGAAGAAGGCGATGCCCTACGGGTATCTCGTCAAGCCGGTCGAGGACCGGGAGCTGAAGGCCGCCGTCGAGATCGCGATCTACAAGGCCGGGGTCGAAAAAAGATTGGCGCTGACCGAGCGCTACGAAGCGGTCGGCCGTCTGGCGGCCGGCGTCGCGCACAACATCAACAACCTGATGACCGTCGTGACCGGCTACGCCACGATGGTGGGCGAATCCCTCCCGCCCGACGACCCCCGCCGGGAAAAGCTGAACATCGTCGTCGAGGCGGGAGACCGTGCGGCGCAACTGTCCGACCACCTGCTGTCCTACGGCCGCCGGCAGATGCTCTTCCCGCAGGATCTCGAGCTCGGCGCGCTGATCGGCGGCTTGCAGGAACGGCTTTCCGGGATCGCGGGCGACCGGGTTCGGTTGCTCATTCCCGAAAACGGGGCCGAGATCCACGTCTCGACCGACCCACGCCACCTGGCGAACGCCCTCGAGCACCTCGTCGCCAATGCCTCCGAGGCGATGCCCGACGGCGGGACCATCGTCATCCGGCGAGGCACGAAAACGTTCGGCAAGGGCGATGATCCGAAAGGAATCCCGGTGCAGCCCGGGGAGTACGCCTTCATCGACGTGGCCGACACCGGGTGCGGCATTCCGGCCGAAACGGCCGGGCACGTGTTCGAGCCGTTCGTCTCGACCCGGCTGTTCGGCCGGGGGCTCGGCCTCCCTTCCGTCTACGGGTTCGTCCGCCAATGCAACGGCTACATCGAGATCGGCTCCGTGCCCGGCGAGGGAACGACCGTGTCCCTTTACCTGCCCGTCGCGCCGCCCGGGGAATAATCCCCCCCGGATCCAGGCGCAAACAGGAAGGCGTGGTTCGAGGTGAACAGCGGCGGCGTCCGGTTGACGATGGCCCGGATCGCCGGCGTCCCGAGCATCCGCTTCGACAGGAATCGACGCGCCTCCGCCCGGCTCCAGCCGTTCGCCGACGCGAACGATCGATACAGGCCCAGCGGCTCGTCCTCCGAATAAAGTCTCGCATCGCGGATTCCGTGCTCCTCGGGCGCATCGAGGAAGGCGGAATCGCGCGGCAGGTTCATCAGGGCGACGTTGAGGAATCCGATCGCGCCCGCATGGGCTTCGAGGAACG
This window contains:
- a CDS encoding histidine kinase dimerization/phosphoacceptor domain -containing protein, yielding MPLFRELPRSLSGVSPGDHICCIFESARDRLAALVPFIGQGLDRNERVLCFFEAGGESDVFEGLRSIGIDPAPFLDRGQLSIVAPGKSPPPIPPEIALAERGGWAGLRTAADTGWILASESPARCMGTFENDLGQAGRSMQPPTSLCLYDSRRFTPTLLLKALSAHPKALLGAHAAENIYHLPPEELRDEDTAGQTLRCWLKNLREHRLTHDALQNSERNYALLFNKMLNGFALMEAVCDESGVPVDLRYLEVNPAFERQSGLLAHEVIGRTLGELGAFDAAPEDTTAWVRLIGGVAIDGKPVRYEKSGEFHDRWIEGFAFSPRFGQVAIMFQDVSDRKKVERELERYRELLEEMVAERTSDLEASLREKELLLREIHHRVKNNLQVIASLLSLQEGVVADPAAATALAESRTRIATIGLVHERFYNSSDLSRIDLADYARKLFLSLVQTYGIDSNRVRLQVWIEACSMDISVAIPWALILNELLVNALKHAWAAGGSGQITVSMKRDDDRWKLSVADDGRGLPEGFDIHAVTSLGLRIVRLLAEQIGGSVRARSGGGTEILVDFPESGIVPATAGGAEGAAE
- a CDS encoding response regulator, translating into MTTRILIVEDESLIAEDLRNRLERFGYDVAGTAATGEEGLRLAASTRPDLVLLDIVLKGTMDGVETAGQLRKRFDTPILFLSAWADADILARAKKAMPYGYLVKPVEDRELKAAVEIAIYKAGVEKRLALTERYEAVGRLAAGVAHNINNLMTVVTGYATMVGESLPPDDPRREKLNIVVEAGDRAAQLSDHLLSYGRRQMLFPQDLELGALIGGLQERLSGIAGDRVRLLIPENGAEIHVSTDPRHLANALEHLVANASEAMPDGGTIVIRRGTKTFGKGDDPKGIPVQPGEYAFIDVADTGCGIPAETAGHVFEPFVSTRLFGRGLGLPSVYGFVRQCNGYIEIGSVPGEGTTVSLYLPVAPPGE